Proteins co-encoded in one Arachis hypogaea cultivar Tifrunner chromosome 11, arahy.Tifrunner.gnm2.J5K5, whole genome shotgun sequence genomic window:
- the LOC112722319 gene encoding oleosin H2, with the protein MADIQQYYQQDHQDVSATKERSSSHILALATLLPFGASLLFLAGVTLLATLIGVALATPLFIIFSPILIPAALVIAFSVSGFLTSGAFGVTSVSSFAWMASYFRRSRLQESLLHAKDRAQQIMSNMAQRAKEAGDTVVSKAQDTAQQAHDAPTDTDSTISVTPSESQTSDTQSGSGSGGGTQTRDTASTTETKDEGGGGGKSKDRKKTSS; encoded by the coding sequence ATGGCTGACATTCAACAGTACTACCAGCAAGACCACCAAGATGTCTCAGCCACCAAGGAACGCTCTTCTTCCCACATCCTTGCCCTCGCCACCCTCCTTCCTTTCGGTGCCTCACTCCTCTTCCTCGCCGGAGTCACTCTCCTCGCCACCCTCATCGGCGTCGCCCTCGCAACCCCCCTCTTTATAATCTTCAGCCCAATCTTGATCCCCGCAGCTCTCGTCATCGCCTTCTCCGTCTCGGGATTCTTGACATCGGGTGCCTTCGGCGTAACCTCAGTCTCTTCGTTCGCGTGGATGGCCAGTTATTTCCGCCGATCTCGCCTTCAAGAAAGTCTGCTGCATGCCAAGGACCGGGCTCAGCAGATTATGTCCAACATGGCCCAACGAGCCAAAGAGGCTGGTGACACTGTCGTTAGTAAGGCCCAAGACACGGCCCAACAAGCCCACGATGCACCGACTGACACCGACAGTACCATATCCGTGACCCCGTCTGAGTCCCAGACGAGTGATACACAGAGTGGGAGTGGGAGTGGGGGTGGGACCCAAACGAGAGACACCGCCTCTACCACCGAGACTAAGGATGAGGGAGGAGGAGGTGGAAAGAGCAAAGATCGAAAGAAAACATCGTCCTga